One Clostridia bacterium DNA window includes the following coding sequences:
- a CDS encoding SAM-dependent methyltransferase codes for MEIKLPQAFCERMTRQLGDEYAAFAATYHREAAKGLRVNRRFVSDETLLSALGCEFAPIPYQAGGYRYRGELGKHPLHHAGAYYLQDPSAMLVANAYDFPRGATVLDLCAAPGGKSTAIAQMIGEEGRLVANEIDLGRAKTLMGNVERMGLTNVLVTSLTPDKAADTFGAIFDVVVVDAPCSGEGMFRKNPLAVDEWSEDNVRMCAERQRRILDCAARCVKEGGRLLYSTCTFAEEENEESVRYLLDSGDFVGETPTARVLAATTYLTYPFARRFYPHLGEGEGHFVAVLRRVSPTPVPPKIAPPKRLGGAEARAVESFLREVALAPIRAEACYVGGQVCLVPDGMPVPPYGVLSAGVKVGEVTAGRKGLRVEPHHMVFKCLPLRNGLDLALDDDRLLRYLHGETILADVADGWGVLRVLGCPLGGYKAVDGVLKNHYPKGLRTT; via the coding sequence ATGGAAATAAAATTACCCCAAGCGTTTTGCGAACGAATGACGCGTCAGTTGGGCGACGAATACGCCGCCTTCGCGGCGACCTACCATAGGGAGGCCGCCAAGGGCTTGCGCGTCAATCGGCGGTTCGTGTCGGACGAGACGCTCTTGTCCGCGTTGGGGTGTGAATTTGCGCCCATTCCCTATCAAGCGGGCGGCTATCGCTACCGCGGCGAGTTGGGCAAGCATCCACTGCACCACGCGGGTGCGTATTATTTGCAGGATCCGTCGGCTATGCTGGTCGCCAACGCCTACGATTTCCCTCGTGGCGCCACGGTGCTCGACCTATGCGCGGCCCCGGGCGGCAAGAGTACGGCCATCGCGCAGATGATAGGCGAAGAGGGGAGGCTCGTCGCTAACGAAATCGACCTCGGTCGGGCCAAGACGCTTATGGGCAACGTGGAGCGCATGGGATTGACGAACGTCCTCGTTACCTCGCTTACCCCCGACAAAGCGGCCGATACGTTCGGCGCTATCTTCGACGTCGTGGTGGTGGACGCGCCGTGTTCGGGCGAGGGAATGTTTCGCAAAAACCCCTTGGCCGTGGACGAGTGGAGCGAGGACAACGTGCGTATGTGCGCCGAACGGCAACGCCGCATATTGGACTGCGCCGCGCGGTGCGTCAAGGAAGGCGGTCGGTTGCTATACAGCACCTGCACGTTTGCCGAGGAAGAAAACGAGGAGAGCGTGCGCTATTTATTGGATTCGGGCGACTTCGTGGGCGAAACGCCCACCGCGCGCGTCCTTGCCGCCACCACCTATCTTACGTACCCTTTCGCACGGCGATTTTATCCCCATTTGGGCGAGGGCGAAGGGCACTTCGTGGCGGTGCTGCGGCGCGTATCCCCCACCCCCGTACCCCCGAAAATCGCGCCGCCGAAGCGTCTTGGCGGGGCGGAAGCACGTGCGGTGGAATCATTCCTGCGCGAGGTGGCCCTTGCGCCCATTCGGGCGGAAGCGTGCTACGTGGGCGGGCAGGTGTGTTTGGTGCCCGACGGTATGCCCGTACCGCCTTACGGCGTGTTGTCGGCGGGCGTCAAAGTGGGCGAAGTGACGGCAGGGCGCAAAGGCCTTCGGGTAGAGCCGCATCACATGGTTTTCAAATGCCTGCCGCTACGCAACGGACTTGATTTGGCTTTGGACGACGACCGCCTTTTGCGTTATCTGCACGGCGAGACCATCCTCGCGGACGTGGCGGACGGATGGGGCGTTCTGCGCGTTTTGGGTTGTCCGTTGGGCGGCTACAAGGCGGTGGACGGCGTGCTCAAAAACCACTATCCCAAAGGACTGCGCACGACGTAG
- a CDS encoding alpha/beta hydrolase, producing MAKHDNPNHKAYHNEHLARRHEIKRVYHLKRHALKAQKGEMERVEYRVKRRTLHLERKVAKNALKEERRTFRREHKLPLYPIMADVFDVAEESRAEPNSRTPFDQEVRVQKNVVYKTVDGEDLVMDLYFPAEMQEGVRYPVVMDIPGGGWMIHNRPRRDGYARCFATMGAVVAVIDHRLCPRVFFPINLADCIDAYNYLVDHADLYSIDPDNIVVTGDSSGGHLSACVGAAASSPEYVAKTGVPALKTKPVGLILISGAFNFERMYHIPMTNTLIVRYVSGQPTRKAFRRWQYYKEANPQNYINPDYPECYNNGGATDFLCLGEAAYMAKQLNKHGVRNEVRIGRNFFNSDHCYVLRFPFAPARRDALDLYRWYRDREARLGVDLSAGFGRVETFLTQYEDVMAGKVKC from the coding sequence ATGGCAAAGCACGACAATCCCAATCACAAGGCCTATCACAACGAGCACCTCGCGCGGCGGCACGAGATCAAACGCGTCTATCACCTCAAACGCCACGCGCTCAAAGCGCAGAAAGGGGAGATGGAGCGGGTAGAATACCGCGTCAAACGGCGCACCCTGCACCTCGAACGCAAAGTGGCCAAGAACGCGCTCAAAGAGGAGCGCCGCACCTTCCGCCGCGAGCACAAATTGCCCCTCTATCCCATCATGGCCGACGTCTTCGATGTGGCCGAGGAGTCGCGCGCCGAGCCTAACAGCCGCACGCCGTTCGACCAAGAGGTACGCGTGCAAAAGAACGTTGTCTACAAGACGGTGGACGGCGAGGATTTGGTGATGGATCTGTACTTCCCCGCCGAGATGCAAGAGGGCGTGCGTTATCCCGTGGTGATGGACATACCGGGTGGCGGGTGGATGATCCACAATCGCCCGCGCCGCGACGGATACGCGCGCTGTTTCGCCACGATGGGCGCGGTGGTCGCCGTCATCGACCATCGGCTTTGCCCCCGCGTGTTTTTCCCCATCAACCTCGCGGACTGCATAGACGCCTACAACTATTTGGTGGACCACGCCGACCTCTATAGCATCGACCCCGACAATATCGTGGTGACGGGGGACAGTTCGGGCGGTCACCTCTCGGCGTGCGTAGGCGCGGCGGCAAGCAGCCCCGAGTACGTAGCCAAGACGGGCGTGCCCGCGCTCAAGACCAAGCCCGTAGGGCTTATCCTCATCAGCGGTGCGTTCAATTTCGAGCGTATGTACCATATCCCCATGACCAATACGCTCATCGTGCGCTACGTGTCCGGTCAACCCACGCGCAAGGCCTTTCGCCGTTGGCAGTATTACAAAGAGGCCAATCCGCAGAATTATATCAATCCCGACTATCCCGAGTGCTACAACAACGGGGGTGCTACCGACTTTCTCTGCTTGGGCGAGGCCGCCTATATGGCCAAGCAACTCAACAAGCACGGCGTTCGCAACGAGGTGCGCATAGGCCGCAACTTCTTCAACAGCGACCATTGCTACGTCTTGCGCTTCCCCTTCGCGCCCGCTCGTCGGGACGCTTTGGACCTCTACCGCTGGTATCGTGACCGCGAGGCGCGATTGGGCGTAGACCTCTCGGCGGGCTTCGGGCGCGTGGAGACTTTCCTCACGCAATACGAGGACGTGATGGCGGGCAAGGTGAAGTGTTAG
- a CDS encoding NusG domain II-containing protein: protein MVRQRVWIVIVAALAAVAVVAAVLLWCLPRRGGAVATVYVDGVEVYSVDLAQIDAPYEKVITTPYGINTLAFEKGRVRVVSADCEGADCVHQGWTSSSGRPLVCLPHRLVVRITDRDDNAVVQ, encoded by the coding sequence ATGGTCAGACAACGGGTGTGGATCGTCATAGTGGCGGCGTTGGCCGCGGTCGCCGTCGTGGCGGCGGTTTTGCTATGGTGTTTGCCCCGTCGTGGCGGCGCGGTGGCCACCGTGTACGTGGACGGCGTAGAGGTCTATTCGGTGGACCTTGCGCAAATAGACGCGCCGTATGAAAAAGTCATCACCACCCCCTACGGCATCAATACGCTGGCCTTTGAAAAGGGGCGCGTGCGCGTGGTGTCCGCCGACTGCGAGGGCGCGGACTGCGTGCACCAGGGGTGGACGAGTTCGAGCGGGCGGCCCTTGGTGTGCCTGCCCCACCGATTGGTCGTGCGGATAACCGACCGAGACGACAACGCCGTGGTACAATGA
- a CDS encoding Gx transporter family protein — protein MDEREVDDSLQEKNAATDGDTPLGKAASCASVEETARGEADVPAKRRSRVKVVKRVAYDAIFAALALAMFVVEAQIPLPLPIPGVKLGLSNIVSLFATFALGPVDAAIILLVRIGLGSLFSGSLTAFLYSLAGGVACYLVTLLLYFVLSPRQIWVAGVFGAVTHVSAQVAVAALLTSTAAVFYYLPVLVAISVGTGLLTGLLAQFIYLRTHRFFADYHVLPYEKRQRKKPADE, from the coding sequence ATGGACGAGCGCGAAGTAGACGACTCCTTGCAGGAGAAAAATGCGGCGACGGACGGCGATACGCCTTTGGGAAAGGCGGCTTCGTGCGCGTCGGTCGAGGAGACCGCACGAGGAGAGGCCGACGTGCCCGCGAAGCGGCGGTCGCGCGTCAAGGTGGTCAAGCGGGTGGCCTACGACGCTATTTTCGCGGCATTGGCGTTGGCCATGTTCGTGGTGGAGGCGCAGATCCCCTTGCCTTTGCCCATTCCGGGCGTCAAATTGGGGCTTAGCAATATCGTCAGCCTGTTCGCTACGTTTGCCCTCGGTCCCGTGGACGCCGCTATCATTCTCTTGGTACGCATAGGGTTGGGCAGTCTGTTTTCGGGTTCGTTGACCGCTTTTCTCTACAGCCTTGCGGGTGGCGTCGCGTGTTACCTCGTCACGCTTCTATTGTATTTCGTTTTATCCCCCCGTCAAATATGGGTGGCGGGCGTCTTCGGCGCGGTCACGCACGTTTCGGCACAGGTGGCGGTGGCGGCGTTGCTCACCTCGACCGCGGCCGTGTTTTACTACCTTCCCGTCCTCGTCGCCATCTCGGTGGGCACGGGGCTTCTCACGGGGCTTTTGGCACAATTTATCTACCTACGTACCCATAGATTCTTTGCCGATTACCACGTTTTACCCTACGAAAAACGCCAAAGAAAAAAGCCCGCCGACGAGTAA
- a CDS encoding helix-turn-helix transcriptional regulator, giving the protein MDNATVGARIRQLREERKMNRNELANKAGVSPTYIYQLEKGEKSPTVEYLGYICDALSVSLHEFFSANTNGADGKIDFSLATLTQEQKNFLELFLNSLKPY; this is encoded by the coding sequence ATGGATAATGCAACGGTAGGCGCGAGGATACGACAACTGCGCGAAGAACGTAAAATGAACCGCAACGAATTGGCCAACAAGGCGGGCGTATCTCCCACGTATATATATCAACTAGAGAAAGGCGAAAAAAGCCCTACCGTAGAATACCTCGGCTATATATGCGATGCCTTGTCGGTATCGCTACACGAGTTCTTTTCTGCGAATACAAACGGGGCAGATGGCAAAATCGACTTTTCGCTCGCAACTCTTACCCAAGAACAAAAGAACTTTTTGGAGTTGTTTTTGAATAGCCTGAAACCGTACTGA
- a CDS encoding aspartate kinase yields the protein MFTVCKFGGSSVADSTQFSKIKHIVLADPNRRLVVVSAMGRRNKEDYKVTDMLYLTYAHVKYGADYKCVLNVIRERYQETANELGIDYDVAAEFDKLEAQIAKGCTEEFLVSRGEYLCAKLMAAYLGYTFVDAVDVVHFRYDGTVDDQRTSRDIAAAFEQYQRVVIPGFYGSYPSGEVKLFSRGGSDITGAIVAKAVNAEKYENWTDVSGVYMADPRIVDKPRHIAEVTYDELRELSYMGASVLHEETILPIREINIPIYILNTNAPEDKGTKICKDAAKSKQAITGIAGKKNFKAFTIVKDTAASKLKVIKDVLDIFDKFAVPVEHIPTAIDSFNVIVEAKYTEKVTYDILTEIAKLPEVTSVDIDNDLALVAVVGRNMVTNTGISGAIFSIFGKHGINIKTIAQGTREINITVGIANADFEKCIRAIYEDMV from the coding sequence ATGTTTACCGTATGTAAATTCGGCGGCTCGTCGGTCGCCGACAGCACACAATTCAGCAAAATCAAGCATATCGTCCTCGCCGACCCCAACCGCCGCTTGGTGGTGGTGTCCGCTATGGGCAGGCGCAACAAGGAAGACTACAAGGTGACGGATATGTTGTACCTCACCTACGCGCACGTCAAGTACGGCGCCGACTACAAGTGCGTGCTCAACGTCATACGCGAGCGCTACCAAGAGACCGCCAACGAGTTGGGCATCGACTACGACGTGGCGGCCGAGTTCGACAAGTTGGAAGCGCAGATCGCCAAAGGGTGCACCGAGGAGTTTTTGGTGAGCCGCGGCGAGTATCTCTGCGCCAAATTGATGGCGGCGTATCTAGGCTACACCTTCGTGGACGCGGTGGACGTGGTACACTTCCGCTACGACGGCACGGTGGACGATCAGCGCACCTCGCGGGATATCGCGGCGGCATTCGAGCAATACCAGCGCGTGGTCATTCCCGGCTTCTACGGCAGTTATCCCTCGGGCGAGGTCAAACTGTTTTCGCGCGGTGGCTCGGACATTACGGGCGCCATCGTCGCCAAGGCCGTCAACGCCGAGAAGTACGAGAATTGGACGGACGTGAGCGGCGTATATATGGCCGACCCGCGCATCGTGGACAAACCCCGCCATATCGCCGAAGTCACCTACGACGAATTGCGCGAGTTGTCCTATATGGGCGCGAGCGTATTGCACGAGGAGACCATTCTGCCCATCCGCGAGATCAACATTCCCATCTATATCCTCAACACCAACGCCCCCGAGGACAAGGGCACCAAGATATGCAAGGACGCGGCCAAGAGCAAGCAGGCCATCACGGGCATCGCGGGCAAAAAGAACTTCAAGGCATTCACCATCGTCAAGGACACGGCGGCAAGCAAATTGAAGGTCATCAAGGACGTATTGGATATCTTCGACAAATTTGCGGTGCCGGTGGAACACATTCCCACCGCAATAGACTCCTTCAACGTCATCGTGGAGGCAAAGTACACCGAAAAAGTGACCTACGACATTCTCACCGAGATAGCCAAACTGCCCGAGGTGACGTCGGTGGATATTGACAACGACCTTGCTTTGGTGGCTGTGGTCGGGCGCAATATGGTCACCAATACGGGTATCTCGGGCGCCATCTTCTCCATCTTCGGCAAGCACGGCATCAACATCAAGACCATCGCGCAAGGCACCCGCGAAATCAATATCACCGTGGGCATCGCCAACGCCGACTTCGAGAAATGTATCCGCGCTATCTACGAGGATATGGTATAA
- a CDS encoding aspartate-semialdehyde dehydrogenase produces MKQYNVAVVGATGLVGSTFLKVLAEENFPIANLRLFASAKSAGKVIVYEGKEYTVEELREGCFEGTEIALFSAGGTISTEWAPEAAKSGAVVIDNSSAWRMNEECALIVPEINIDDFDTHNNIVANPNCSTIQSVLPLKPLQDKWGLKRVVYSTYQACSGSGMKGKADLERTRKGEPNQFYPYNIAETCIPHIDVFLDNGYTKEEMKMVNETRKILGLPNLPVSATCVRVPVSNGHAVAIMAELAKPFELDEIRKALAETEGIVVLDDPQNNIYPVSTVANGNNLVYVGRIRRDLSCENGLLLYCVSDNIRKGAAANAVQIALKLIKEGKI; encoded by the coding sequence ATGAAACAATATAACGTAGCCGTAGTAGGCGCCACCGGTCTGGTGGGTAGCACGTTTCTCAAAGTTTTGGCGGAGGAGAACTTCCCCATCGCCAACCTGCGCCTGTTCGCCAGCGCCAAGTCGGCGGGCAAGGTGATCGTGTACGAGGGCAAAGAGTACACGGTGGAAGAACTCCGCGAAGGGTGCTTCGAAGGCACCGAGATCGCCCTCTTCTCGGCGGGCGGTACCATCAGCACCGAATGGGCGCCCGAAGCCGCCAAGTCGGGCGCGGTGGTCATCGACAACAGCAGCGCCTGGCGTATGAACGAGGAATGCGCCCTCATCGTGCCCGAGATCAATATCGACGACTTCGACACGCACAACAACATCGTCGCCAACCCCAACTGCAGCACCATCCAAAGCGTGCTGCCTTTGAAACCTTTGCAGGACAAGTGGGGGTTGAAACGCGTGGTGTACAGCACCTACCAAGCCTGCTCGGGCAGCGGTATGAAAGGCAAAGCCGACCTCGAGCGCACCCGCAAAGGCGAGCCCAATCAATTCTATCCCTACAATATCGCCGAGACCTGCATACCGCATATCGACGTCTTCCTCGACAACGGCTACACCAAAGAGGAAATGAAGATGGTCAACGAGACCAGGAAGATTTTGGGACTGCCCAACCTGCCCGTGTCGGCGACCTGCGTGCGCGTACCCGTCAGCAACGGTCACGCCGTAGCCATCATGGCCGAACTCGCCAAGCCCTTCGAGTTGGACGAGATCCGCAAGGCTTTGGCCGAGACCGAAGGTATCGTGGTATTGGACGATCCCCAAAACAATATCTACCCCGTGTCCACCGTGGCCAACGGCAACAACCTCGTGTACGTCGGGCGTATCCGCCGCGACCTGTCCTGTGAAAACGGGCTTCTTCTGTACTGCGTGAGCGACAATATCCGCAAGGGCGCCGCCGCCAACGCCGTGCAAATCGCATTGAAACTCATCAAAGAAGGAAAGATCTAA
- a CDS encoding homoserine dehydrogenase, which yields MKVGILGYGTIGSGILALVQKLPAAYGVEAVKVFDLPHKKEVLGDLYTGNADDICLAADVDVVFEAMGGDQFAHECIVKALRSGKSVITSNKEVVSKHFEEFFTLAEQNGVYFLCEASVGGGIPCIRTLMHQVQFDEIKNVYGILNGTTNFILTRMSEGQSFAEALATAQKLGFAEADPTADIEGLDVLRKISILSNIAYGTRLSYDQVKHFGIAKVDESILRDVEARGKVLKMVAQSTLADGCLKVSVEPVLLDKTHLLAAASDEYNMVVYDCRDNGTLSLYGKGAGRYPTASAMIADLMDIVQGNAAFQPKAAVYPTVSNFDRDSDYYVVKDGVARVTHGLPQDGDYTFYARIF from the coding sequence ACCATCGGTAGCGGCATTTTGGCCTTGGTGCAAAAATTGCCCGCCGCGTACGGCGTGGAGGCCGTAAAGGTCTTCGATTTGCCGCACAAAAAGGAAGTATTGGGCGACCTCTACACGGGCAACGCGGACGATATATGCCTCGCCGCGGACGTGGACGTGGTGTTCGAGGCCATGGGCGGCGACCAATTCGCGCACGAGTGCATCGTCAAAGCTCTCCGATCGGGCAAAAGCGTCATCACCTCCAACAAAGAGGTGGTCAGCAAGCATTTCGAGGAGTTTTTCACGCTCGCCGAGCAAAACGGCGTGTATTTCCTCTGCGAAGCCTCGGTGGGCGGCGGCATCCCCTGCATACGCACCCTGATGCACCAAGTACAATTCGACGAGATCAAAAACGTGTACGGCATATTGAACGGCACCACCAACTTCATTCTCACCAGGATGAGCGAAGGGCAATCTTTCGCCGAGGCGCTCGCCACCGCGCAAAAACTCGGCTTCGCCGAGGCGGACCCCACCGCGGACATCGAGGGATTGGACGTACTGCGCAAGATAAGCATATTGTCCAACATTGCCTACGGCACCAGACTCAGCTACGACCAAGTGAAGCATTTTGGCATCGCCAAGGTGGACGAAAGCATATTGCGGGACGTGGAAGCCCGCGGCAAAGTGCTGAAAATGGTGGCGCAATCCACCCTCGCGGACGGCTGTCTGAAAGTGTCGGTCGAGCCCGTGCTCTTGGACAAGACCCATCTTTTGGCCGCCGCTTCGGACGAATATAATATGGTGGTGTACGACTGCCGCGACAACGGCACGCTGTCCCTCTACGGCAAGGGCGCGGGGCGCTACCCCACCGCGAGCGCGATGATCGCGGATCTAATGGATATCGTACAAGGCAACGCGGCCTTCCAACCCAAAGCCGCCGTCTATCCCACCGTGAGCAACTTCGACCGCGACAGCGACTATTACGTCGTCAAGGACGGCGTGGCGCGCGTCACGCACGGCTTGCCCCAAGACGGCGATTATACGTTCTACGCACGCATTTTCTAA